GTCCTGTGTCATCAGCCAAAGCAGGTAAACCCGTATATTCCTGCAGTGCACGGGCTTTGCGCACTGCATTGCCTTCGAGCGTAGCCGCATCTTCCATAACTTCAGGGGCTCCTGGGAAATCGCTTGCAGCATGCAGAACTACCGGAAAGGCTTCTAAAAGTGCTTTAAGTTCCGCAAGTTTGCCCGGATTGCGCGTAGCCAAAACCAACGCTACAGCCATAAGCAAGTATTACGAATTGATCAAGGTTTCACGTCGGGGAAGGCGAAACCTCCTAACGCTTTGATTGTTGCAGCTTCTGCTTTGTTACAACCTGTAACCCTAAACCAAAATAGGAGGAATTGCCTTGGCCCGAGCAGGTGTTGGGATAAAAGTTCGCGATAACGAACCCATTGATCGCGTGCTGCGGCGTTTCAAGCGCGCTGTCAACCGCAGCCGGTTGCTGCGCGAATACCGGCAGCATATGTACTACATTAAGCCTTCAGAGGAACGCCGGATGGAGGAGCAAAAGGCGCTGCGCAATGCGCGTCGGCATTCGCAGCAGTCCTAAGCAAACCTACAGCCGTTGCTGGAGCGACCTGCGGAGGAGTAGGTCGCTTTTTTATTTCTGGGGGTTGGGTTATTCCAAGCTTAGGGCCATACGCACGATCCGCTCCTGCTCCAGCTGATGTACTTTAGCACTGCCGGTAGCAGGACTGGCACTTTCGGGTCGGCCAATATATCGCACACGCCGGCTGCAGTCGCCATGGAGCGTTTCTAAAAGGGCATTTAGGCGTGGCTGCATGTAGGTCCAAGCCCCCATATTTGCCGGTTCCTCTTGCACCCAGACCACCTCTTTCACGTCCCGATAGCGGGCTAATTCGGCCTGCAGGGCGGCTTTCGGGAAAGGATACAGTTGTTCTATGCGAAGCAGCCCGATCTGATGGCGACGCATCTCGTCCGCCATCAGGGCCTCGAGCAGGTCATAGTAAACCTTTCCGGTGCAAAGGATAAGTCGGCGGGTTGCTGCAGGATCGGTTTCGGCCGGATAGATTTCATGGAAGCGGCCGTTCCAAAGCTCTTCCGGTGTTGATACAGCCAGCGGATGCCGCAACAGGCTCTTGGGGGTCATCAGGATGAGCGGCTTTTTAACCGGCATCCGCGCCTGTCGCCGCAGCACGTGGAAGTAGTTGGCGGGTGTAGTGAGGTTGCCCACGATGATATTCTGCTCAGCACATAGCTGCAGGAAGCGCTCCA
This Rhodothermus bifroesti DNA region includes the following protein-coding sequences:
- the rpsU gene encoding 30S ribosomal protein S21: MARAGVGIKVRDNEPIDRVLRRFKRAVNRSRLLREYRQHMYYIKPSEERRMEEQKALRNARRHSQQS